In the Malaya genurostris strain Urasoe2022 chromosome 1, Malgen_1.1, whole genome shotgun sequence genome, one interval contains:
- the LOC131425686 gene encoding probable 4-coumarate--CoA ligase 1, giving the protein MRLIRGVSTVYDPKSKIWRGPRTPSIFNPNQSLGELILRMLDRNSDKVLQISADDDGRQVTGAELLLRTIRIAQNLLRKELVDCADKDCLVAMAVRNGEHTAPVLFACFSLGITVNTLDPSFQRDDFAHMLETVRPKLIFCDAETLEEMRAACELAKIAPKIVVMGEKVSGFDHVEDLLLATEDEENFVPVHFEDPAKQLAILVCSSGTTGRSKAVGLSHAICIAHVVNFLECRPSDRLFAFSSLYWLSGLVVLLMGSIWGATRIITRRGFSSALAIEIVERFQVTVALYPPSQVNAIIADPTANSESFDSMRLAFSGGGAVSTTLKRQLDKLLPGRSSEIAYGFSEIGFSVAFTINSPPRKNVAEIYREGAVGFLQAGTEVKIVDDHGKLLGIDQEGEILVKARYAFLGYYGNDEATGIMMDSEGWLHSGDIGRFDKDGLLYIVDRKKDIIKYGNYQISPSEIENVVLSVPGVVSVCVVGIPVEGNDLAAALVVPTDSNCSSDAVLRAVEQKLPSYKHLRGGVYFTDKLPLTSTGKILRREARSVVLQMRNNSGLK; this is encoded by the exons ATGAGACTGATTCGAGGAGTTTCGACGGTTTACGATCCGAAAAGTAAAATATGGAGAGGTCCTCGCACACCATCGATTTTCAATCCGAACCAAAGCCTAGGTGAACTGATCCTCCGGATGTTGGATCGCAACTCGGACAAAGTGCTTCAAATCAGTGCCGATGATGATGGCCGGCAAGTCACCGGAGCCGAGTTACTTCTCCGAACGATTCGCATTGCGCAAAACTTGCTCCGGAAGGAACTCGTTGACTGTGCTGATAAGGATTGTCTTGTGGCGATGGCCGTCCGCAACGGAGAACACACGGCTCCGGTGTTGTTTGCCTGTTTTTCCTTGGGAATTACGGTGAATACTTTGGATCCGTCCTTTCAAAGGGATGACTTCGCGCACATGTTGGAGACCGTCCGTCCCAAACTGATATTTTGTGATGCCGAAACCTTGGAAGAAATGCGTGCCGCTTGTGAACTGGCGAAAATTGCCCCCAAGATAGTTGTGATGGGTGAAAAGGTTTCGGGATTTGATCACGTAGAGGATTTACTGCTCGCAACCGAGGACGAGGAGAACTTCGT ACCGGTTCATTTCGAAGATCCTGCGAAACAACTAGCAATACTCGTGTGCTCTTCCGGAACAACCGGCCGGTCCAAGGCAGTCGGTTTGTCCCACGCGATCTGCATCGCTCATGTTGTGAACTTTTTGGAGTGTAGACCCTCGGATAGGTTGTTTGCATTTAGTTCCCTCTACTGGCTGTCGGGGCTGGTCGTACTTCTAATGGGCTCGATTTGGGGAGCAACTCGGATCATAACCCGGCGTGGATTTTCCTCGGCTCTTGCAATAGAAATCGTTGAGCGCTTCCAAGTTACTGTCGCACTATATCCACCTTCTCAGGTGAATGCGATCATCGCGGATCCAACGGCAAACTCCGAGAGCTTCGACAGTATGCGACTAGCTTTCAGCGGAGGTGGAGCGGTTTCCACAACGTTGAAGCGACAGCTGGACAAGCTACTTCCGGGCAGGTCGTCGGAGATTGCGTATGGATTTTCGGAAATTGGCTTTTCGGTTGCATTCACGATCAATTCACCACCCCGGAAGAATGTAGCAGAAATTTACCGGGAAGGTGCAGTTGGATTTCTGCAGGCTGGAACGGAAGTGAAGATCGTGGACGACCATGGGAAATTGCTTGGGATCGATCAGGAAGGAGAGATTCTGGTGAAAGCGAGGTATGCCTTTTTGGGATACTATGGGAATGATGAGGCCACCGGTATAATGATGGACTCGGAAGGATGGTTGCATAGCGGAGATATCGGTCGATTCGACAAAGACGGTCTGCTGTACATCGTCGACCGGAAGAAGGACATAATAAAGTACGGAAATTATCAGATCTCTCCGAgtgagattgaaaatgttgtactgAGTGTTCCCGGAGTGGTCAGTGTCTGCGTTGTAGGGATTCCCGTCGAAGGTAATGATCTAGCCGCTGCGCTGGTTGTTCCGACTGATAGCAACTGTTCGTCGGATGCCGTCCTACGAGCGGTCGAACAGAAACTTCCCAGCTACAAGCACTTAAGAGGAGGAGTCTACTTCACGGATAAACTACCCTTGACATCAACCGGAAAGATTCTGAGGCGAGAAGCAAGAAGTGTTGTTTTGCAAATGAGAAATAATTCGGGActgaaataa